One part of the Polycyclovorans algicola TG408 genome encodes these proteins:
- a CDS encoding SDR family NAD(P)-dependent oxidoreductase, with protein sequence MSETAVVVGASGAMGQVIAHKLATRGLKVVAVARTEAALKSLAETSHQNIIPCVCDVGSDDAIEHIRQKLDGPVRMIVHGPGVATAGGVSVVPTSSIVDSVNIKVGGLLRVVRAADSRLVEGARIVAIGGLYGFEPDAHAATAGVCNAALANTVRQLSLAYGARRITAHLLSPGPVDTERLRRIATAIATRENLAVERVLDDMRGQSPIGAFTTVGQVAWAVALLLDPEADALAGSTLFLDAGRRRSIP encoded by the coding sequence ATGAGCGAAACCGCCGTGGTGGTCGGCGCCAGCGGCGCGATGGGACAGGTCATCGCGCACAAGCTGGCGACGAGAGGACTCAAGGTGGTGGCGGTGGCGCGAACCGAAGCAGCACTGAAATCGCTCGCCGAAACATCCCACCAGAACATCATTCCCTGCGTTTGCGACGTCGGCAGCGACGATGCTATCGAGCACATCCGCCAAAAACTCGACGGCCCTGTGCGCATGATTGTTCACGGGCCCGGAGTGGCGACCGCGGGCGGCGTCAGTGTGGTGCCGACCTCGTCGATCGTCGATTCGGTGAATATCAAAGTCGGTGGCCTGCTGCGTGTGGTTCGCGCGGCCGACTCGCGTCTGGTCGAAGGTGCCAGGATTGTCGCGATCGGCGGGCTCTACGGTTTCGAACCCGACGCCCATGCCGCGACGGCGGGTGTGTGCAACGCCGCGCTCGCGAATACAGTGCGCCAACTGTCCCTGGCCTACGGAGCTCGCCGGATCACGGCTCACCTGCTATCTCCGGGTCCGGTGGATACCGAGCGTCTGCGCCGCATCGCCACTGCCATTGCCACTCGCGAGAACCTCGCGGTGGAGCGCGTGCTCGATGACATGCGCGGCCAGTCCCCAATCGGGGCCTTCACCACGGTGGGACAAGTCGCTTGGGCCGTGGCGCTGTTGCTCGATCCAGAGGCCGATGCCCTTGCGGGCAGCACGCTGTTCCTCGACGCGGGTCGTCGTCGCTCGATTCCCTGA
- a CDS encoding aromatic ring-hydroxylating oxygenase subunit alpha, whose protein sequence is MGNNDHFALPELGTHALGTGTLPVAHYVSPEFLELEKEHVFRKSWLLVGRDTDMKAAGDYLTYTIDALSVSVIVVRGKDQKIRAFYNACTHRGARLLAPPCGKARALVCGFHGWAFDFEGSLTNVPDEHLFRDLDRSQANLRPVSVDVWGGFVFINLDPKPPWTLREYLAPLGEAFDLYLGNPAWNWTFGWKARFNANWKLLVDAQIEGYHVDMTHRKTIAGAIPSASAPAYIFPGSVGVPCGVAAYRPAEENAGKQTEVTLLSAKYGATSIYTKSEKEFVSEGGEGVLKDSHPLWIFDNFLVFPNIVMFVQKGQILLQRTTPINEHECLWEVDFFHTEGATNFGHLFNFEQGRIQIRDVLSEDLYTAEGIHANFRGGSIDKVHANMQEVPIRAFYNRLMEIIENGQKAAAAKGEK, encoded by the coding sequence ATGGGAAATAACGACCACTTCGCGTTGCCGGAGCTTGGAACCCATGCATTAGGCACCGGGACCCTGCCAGTCGCGCATTACGTCTCTCCCGAATTTCTGGAGCTCGAGAAGGAACACGTCTTCCGCAAGAGCTGGTTGCTCGTCGGCCGCGATACCGACATGAAAGCCGCCGGCGATTACTTGACCTACACCATCGACGCGCTCAGCGTTTCGGTGATTGTGGTGCGCGGCAAGGACCAGAAAATTCGCGCCTTCTACAACGCCTGTACGCATCGTGGCGCTCGCCTGCTTGCGCCACCCTGCGGCAAAGCTCGCGCGCTGGTCTGCGGGTTTCACGGCTGGGCTTTCGATTTCGAAGGATCCCTGACGAACGTGCCCGACGAGCACCTGTTTCGCGATCTGGACCGCAGCCAGGCCAACCTGCGTCCGGTCTCGGTCGACGTCTGGGGCGGATTCGTCTTCATCAATCTGGACCCGAAACCGCCGTGGACGCTGCGCGAATATCTCGCACCGCTGGGTGAGGCCTTTGATCTCTATCTTGGCAACCCGGCCTGGAATTGGACCTTTGGTTGGAAGGCGCGATTCAACGCCAACTGGAAGCTGCTCGTCGATGCGCAGATCGAGGGTTATCACGTCGACATGACGCACCGGAAGACCATCGCGGGTGCGATTCCAAGCGCCAGCGCGCCGGCTTACATTTTCCCGGGCAGCGTCGGCGTCCCCTGCGGGGTTGCGGCCTATCGTCCAGCGGAAGAAAACGCCGGTAAGCAGACCGAAGTCACGTTGCTCTCCGCCAAATATGGCGCGACGTCGATCTACACTAAGTCGGAAAAGGAATTCGTTTCCGAGGGCGGCGAGGGCGTGCTCAAGGATTCTCATCCACTGTGGATCTTCGACAACTTCCTGGTGTTTCCGAACATCGTGATGTTCGTGCAGAAAGGTCAGATTCTTTTGCAGCGTACGACGCCGATCAATGAACACGAGTGCCTGTGGGAGGTGGATTTCTTTCACACTGAGGGCGCCACTAACTTTGGCCACCTGTTCAACTTCGAGCAGGGTCGCATCCAGATTCGTGATGTATTGTCGGAAGACCTTTACACCGCAGAGGGGATACACGCCAACTTCCGTGGTGGGTCGATCGACAAGGTCCACGCGAACATGCAGGAAGTTCCGATTCGCGCGTTCTACAACCGCTTGATGGAAATAATCGAAAACGGTCAGAAGGCCGCTGCTGCAAAGGGCGAAAAATGA
- a CDS encoding SDR family NAD(P)-dependent oxidoreductase, with the protein MSGRLAGKIALITGTGGGQGRAAAELFAAEGACVVGCDLKVADSEETVKMVTAAGGRMVSRVVDLGDETQVSDWIQFAVDTYGDFDILYNNASAVRYGTIDKFSTEDWRWLIRNELDLVYYATKYAHPVLKRRGGGSIINTASAAGVIGSTFGGNIFQFAHSMTKGGVIAMTRTWAAEFASAGIRVNSISPGLIETPAFAVFPDKDALKKMIADFMDLQLVRILGQPVDIAYCALYLAADEARFVTGQNFCVDGGLTAI; encoded by the coding sequence ATGAGCGGTCGCCTGGCGGGAAAGATTGCGCTGATCACAGGGACGGGTGGCGGTCAGGGTCGCGCAGCTGCCGAGCTGTTCGCTGCCGAAGGCGCCTGCGTTGTCGGCTGCGATCTGAAAGTTGCGGATAGCGAAGAGACGGTAAAGATGGTCACGGCCGCAGGTGGCCGCATGGTCAGCCGCGTCGTGGATCTCGGCGACGAGACGCAGGTCAGCGACTGGATCCAATTTGCCGTCGACACCTACGGCGACTTTGACATTCTCTACAACAACGCCTCGGCAGTGCGTTACGGCACCATCGACAAGTTCTCGACCGAGGACTGGCGCTGGTTGATTCGCAATGAGCTGGATCTGGTGTACTACGCGACCAAGTATGCGCACCCGGTGCTCAAGCGGCGCGGTGGTGGTTCGATCATCAACACGGCCTCCGCAGCCGGCGTGATCGGTTCCACATTCGGCGGAAACATTTTCCAGTTTGCACACAGCATGACCAAGGGCGGCGTCATCGCGATGACCCGTACTTGGGCCGCTGAATTTGCGTCGGCCGGAATTCGCGTCAACAGCATTTCGCCTGGGTTGATCGAGACGCCTGCCTTTGCGGTATTCCCCGACAAGGATGCGCTCAAAAAGATGATTGCAGATTTCATGGATCTGCAGCTCGTTCGCATTCTCGGACAGCCTGTAGACATTGCGTATTGCGCGCTCTATCTGGCGGCTGACGAAGCGCGATTCGTGACCGGCCAGAACTTCTGCGTCGATGGTGGCCTGACGGCAATCTGA
- a CDS encoding glutathione S-transferase family protein: protein MIKIYHIEREGDPFGGSRNSCKVLIALSEIGERYEMRALSRLNDCRPEDAPYRKINPNGVTPSIDDDGFVLWESGAVLRYLGESRPGETLLPADPQSRATVQQWVSWEGATLAPSLLGLFFATMSPTPDAAATAMAKAAYLANLAILNKQLSQRAYVCDNYSIADIAIGSLTPISFLLGLDLTEYPNILAWLRRLRKRPAWRVAEAVMADMDAGQAQLGQEVGTDSGTNESAEVV, encoded by the coding sequence ATGATCAAGATCTATCACATCGAACGCGAAGGCGACCCTTTTGGCGGATCGCGCAATTCTTGCAAGGTGCTCATCGCGCTGAGCGAGATCGGCGAGCGCTATGAAATGCGGGCGCTGTCGCGTCTGAACGACTGCCGGCCCGAGGATGCGCCGTATCGCAAGATCAATCCGAACGGCGTCACGCCGTCGATTGATGACGACGGTTTTGTCCTCTGGGAGTCGGGCGCGGTCCTACGCTATCTCGGAGAGTCGCGACCGGGCGAGACGCTGCTCCCTGCAGACCCGCAAAGCCGCGCCACGGTTCAGCAGTGGGTGAGTTGGGAGGGCGCGACCCTGGCACCGAGCCTGCTCGGCCTGTTCTTCGCAACGATGTCACCCACTCCTGATGCTGCCGCGACGGCGATGGCGAAAGCGGCGTATCTGGCGAACCTCGCCATTCTCAATAAGCAACTGTCCCAGCGCGCATATGTTTGCGACAACTATTCGATCGCTGATATCGCGATCGGTAGCTTGACTCCGATCTCGTTTTTGCTCGGGCTCGATCTCACGGAATATCCCAACATCCTTGCCTGGCTTCGCCGCCTCCGGAAGCGGCCAGCTTGGCGTGTTGCCGAAGCAGTCATGGCGGATATGGACGCGGGACAAGCGCAACTCGGCCAGGAAGTCGGTACGGATTCTGGAACAAATGAATCAGCGGAGGTGGTGTGA
- a CDS encoding aromatic ring-hydroxylating oxygenase subunit alpha — protein sequence MNKFDYRDLVNTKDAFQTRSIFWDPAIHQEELKQIFNRCWLFLAHESQIPEPGDFIRTYMGEDDVIVVRGQDKKVRAFLNACMHRGNKVCQAEWGQTRSFTCSYHGWSYDTSGRLAAVPLEKDIYDNLDRSRFGLAPVSQVESYKGLIFGTFAKEGPSLAEYLGDVSWYLDVLLEGSPGGLELIGTPYRVEVPGNWKLPVENAIGDGYHVTWAHAGAMRVVGTLATGRSEHVLGIGAENSGVDLSGAIEINVPPHTVLTTLDGQSGYALYDHPEKVLEYVEQNRPDVIERLGELRGRSIYGSETHIGIFPNLQVIQGLNFLRIVHPRGPGAFEVWTFAMVDKNMPAAVKEVVEKNVRATFGPAGLLEGDDGDFTEAITHSAAGYATRQLKGWLGMGQGRKVPWDGPGEASPGLVNELCQRSFYEQWQRTMMATSVHDILPKTAAVTEPAAELAREVVNG from the coding sequence GTGAATAAATTCGACTATCGCGATCTTGTCAACACCAAGGATGCGTTCCAGACGCGCAGCATCTTCTGGGATCCGGCGATCCATCAGGAAGAATTGAAGCAGATCTTCAATCGTTGCTGGCTTTTTTTGGCTCATGAAAGCCAGATTCCGGAACCGGGCGACTTCATCCGCACCTATATGGGTGAAGACGACGTAATCGTCGTGCGAGGACAAGACAAGAAGGTGCGTGCCTTCTTGAATGCCTGCATGCACAGGGGCAACAAGGTCTGCCAAGCCGAGTGGGGCCAGACCCGCTCATTCACCTGCTCGTACCACGGCTGGTCCTACGATACCTCGGGTCGCCTTGCCGCTGTGCCCTTGGAGAAGGACATCTATGACAACCTCGATCGCAGTCGCTTTGGCTTGGCGCCAGTGTCGCAAGTGGAAAGCTATAAGGGCCTGATCTTCGGAACTTTTGCCAAGGAAGGTCCCAGCCTGGCTGAATATCTCGGCGACGTGAGCTGGTATCTCGATGTTCTGCTGGAGGGATCGCCAGGTGGCCTCGAATTGATTGGTACGCCTTACCGTGTGGAGGTTCCCGGTAACTGGAAGTTGCCGGTGGAAAACGCGATCGGCGACGGCTATCACGTCACTTGGGCGCATGCGGGGGCAATGCGTGTTGTAGGCACGCTCGCGACTGGACGTTCGGAACATGTGCTAGGGATCGGTGCGGAAAATTCTGGGGTGGATCTCAGCGGTGCTATCGAGATCAATGTTCCGCCGCACACTGTGCTGACGACACTCGACGGACAGTCCGGCTATGCGCTCTACGACCACCCCGAAAAGGTGCTCGAGTACGTGGAGCAGAACCGCCCGGACGTGATCGAGCGACTTGGTGAACTGCGTGGTCGCAGCATCTATGGTTCGGAGACGCACATCGGCATCTTCCCCAACCTGCAGGTGATCCAGGGCCTCAACTTTCTTCGCATCGTGCATCCGCGCGGCCCGGGGGCTTTCGAGGTCTGGACGTTCGCGATGGTGGACAAAAACATGCCTGCTGCGGTCAAGGAGGTCGTGGAGAAAAATGTTCGGGCGACTTTTGGCCCTGCGGGTCTGCTCGAAGGCGACGACGGCGATTTTACCGAGGCGATCACCCACTCTGCGGCGGGCTACGCTACGCGTCAGTTGAAAGGCTGGCTGGGCATGGGCCAGGGTCGCAAGGTCCCCTGGGACGGTCCCGGCGAAGCATCGCCGGGCCTCGTGAACGAACTCTGTCAGCGCAGCTTCTACGAGCAGTGGCAGCGCACCATGATGGCAACGTCGGTACACGACATCCTGCCAAAGACTGCCGCCGTAACTGAGCCGGCTGCGGAGCTGGCGCGCGAGGTCGTCAATGGGTAA
- a CDS encoding 3-phenylpropionate/cinnamic acid dioxygenase subunit beta, translated as MGNPAPSDIPRAEVPLDVAYRVERFLSLEARMLDEERYIDWLGLLTEDVRYRMPIPRNTKRKNRPGTTSLGGDGLIYDETLPTLRQRALREDTGLVWLNDPPTHHVRIITNVETFVGEAPGTYDVRSKFMLFRARRDRDRVSHVGWREDVLSETLAGLRIASRTVYLPERVITDKNLNTFF; from the coding sequence ATGGGTAATCCAGCGCCTAGTGACATTCCGCGCGCTGAAGTCCCGCTAGACGTCGCGTATCGAGTGGAGCGCTTCCTTTCGCTCGAAGCACGCATGCTGGACGAAGAGCGCTATATCGACTGGCTGGGATTGCTCACCGAGGACGTGCGCTACCGCATGCCGATTCCGCGCAACACCAAGCGGAAGAACCGACCCGGTACGACCTCCCTTGGCGGCGACGGCCTGATCTACGACGAGACGCTCCCGACCTTGCGACAGCGCGCGCTGCGCGAGGATACCGGCCTGGTCTGGCTCAACGATCCGCCGACGCACCACGTACGGATCATCACGAACGTGGAAACCTTTGTCGGCGAGGCGCCGGGCACGTATGACGTCCGTAGCAAGTTCATGCTCTTTCGCGCACGTCGCGATCGTGACCGCGTCAGTCACGTCGGCTGGCGCGAAGACGTCCTCTCCGAGACGCTTGCTGGCCTGCGCATCGCGTCACGCACGGTCTACCTGCCCGAGCGCGTCATCACCGACAAGAACCTGAACACATTTTTCTAA
- a CDS encoding SDR family NAD(P)-dependent oxidoreductase, translated as MEGRCAVVTGASSGMGRATAMRFAAEGAKVCLADVNRQGNEETLDLIRRAGGTARAEYCDVSDEKVVQRTFAAAEAEYGSVSILFNNAGMEDGDGVSEDIELEHWEKIQAVNTRGAFLAAKYAIRSMLAAGKGGAITTTSSIGGLIGTSGLHAYTASKGAVISLTRAWAVTYAKRGIRANAICPGLVMTPMVTRIGSGFIEAATSMTPMGRGAAPEEVANLVAFLSSDEASFITGAIIPIDGGYTAQ; from the coding sequence ATGGAAGGCCGATGTGCCGTCGTAACGGGGGCTTCCTCCGGCATGGGGCGTGCGACTGCAATGCGGTTTGCGGCCGAGGGCGCGAAGGTCTGCTTGGCCGACGTGAATCGGCAGGGCAATGAAGAGACTCTGGACCTAATCAGACGCGCGGGTGGAACCGCGAGGGCCGAATATTGCGACGTGTCGGACGAGAAAGTCGTCCAGCGCACTTTCGCCGCGGCGGAGGCCGAGTACGGCTCCGTTTCGATCCTGTTCAACAACGCCGGAATGGAGGATGGTGACGGTGTTTCGGAAGATATTGAGCTGGAGCACTGGGAAAAGATCCAGGCCGTAAACACGCGCGGCGCGTTCCTTGCCGCGAAGTATGCAATCAGGAGCATGCTGGCTGCTGGCAAAGGAGGGGCGATCACCACCACGTCCTCGATCGGCGGGCTGATCGGCACGTCTGGCCTGCATGCCTACACCGCGTCAAAGGGCGCAGTGATTTCGCTCACGCGTGCATGGGCCGTGACCTATGCCAAGCGTGGCATACGTGCCAACGCGATCTGCCCGGGCCTGGTGATGACGCCGATGGTCACGCGCATCGGCAGCGGCTTCATTGAGGCTGCCACCAGCATGACGCCGATGGGTCGCGGTGCAGCGCCGGAAGAGGTTGCGAATCTCGTGGCCTTCCTGTCCTCCGACGAGGCCAGCTTCATCACCGGCGCAATCATTCCGATCGACGGCGGCTATACCGCGCAATGA
- a CDS encoding SDR family NAD(P)-dependent oxidoreductase → MNGSAVGAAFTLDRFRLDDRIAIVTGAGSGLGRVFARALATAGATVLCADIVASEAEKIAAQIVEQGGAARARHVDVTDPESVDALMAVTARDYERLDILVNNAGIASVARRLHELSISDWDRVQAVNTRGVFLCTRAALPLMLDRRTGSIINLASIAGLGGISLKLSAVAANYSASKGAVIALSRQVAVEYAGDGIRCNVIAPGWHLGTQLGREALPPSEEALGRILANLQSSTPMGRTGDPEELAGLLVYLASDASSFMTGQVIAHDGGWTAW, encoded by the coding sequence ATGAACGGTTCGGCCGTTGGTGCCGCGTTCACACTCGATCGTTTCAGGCTCGACGATCGCATCGCCATCGTCACTGGTGCGGGGTCGGGGCTCGGGCGGGTCTTCGCACGCGCGCTTGCGACGGCGGGGGCGACGGTGCTGTGCGCCGATATCGTCGCGTCGGAAGCCGAGAAGATCGCTGCGCAGATCGTCGAGCAGGGCGGTGCGGCGCGTGCTCGCCACGTCGATGTAACGGACCCCGAATCGGTCGATGCGCTGATGGCCGTCACGGCACGAGATTACGAGCGTCTGGACATCCTGGTGAACAACGCAGGTATTGCCAGCGTGGCGCGCCGGCTGCACGAGCTGTCCATCTCCGATTGGGATCGCGTACAAGCCGTGAATACGCGCGGCGTTTTTCTATGCACGCGAGCAGCACTGCCACTGATGCTCGATCGGCGCACAGGTTCGATCATCAATCTGGCCTCGATTGCCGGACTGGGTGGAATATCGTTGAAGCTTTCGGCTGTGGCTGCAAATTACTCCGCGTCGAAGGGCGCCGTGATCGCGCTCAGCCGACAGGTCGCGGTCGAGTACGCGGGTGACGGCATTCGCTGCAACGTGATTGCACCGGGCTGGCATCTCGGCACGCAATTGGGCCGCGAGGCCTTGCCGCCATCCGAAGAGGCGCTGGGAAGAATCCTGGCGAACTTGCAAAGTTCGACGCCGATGGGCCGCACCGGCGATCCAGAGGAACTGGCAGGCCTGCTGGTCTATCTCGCAAGCGACGCCTCTTCATTCATGACAGGCCAGGTCATCGCGCACGACGGCGGCTGGACGGCCTGGTAG